A single genomic interval of Paralichthys olivaceus isolate ysfri-2021 chromosome 7, ASM2471397v2, whole genome shotgun sequence harbors:
- the LOC109624474 gene encoding protogenin B-like, with protein sequence MAKFKMRVSQRWLLFVLFIPLSSVVCFSELSFITEPSDFTALPKDPAVLDCQAHGQPPVTIKWLKNGVRLAESEHIQFLPNGSLYIPKIKHTKEDSDEGFYQCLSQNKYGAILSQRSRLTIASISEFVFHPVPVVVTEGSVARFSCAVISSPPATITWELNQSTLPLQTDRITVLPNGVLQIHNVQLEDAGQYRCVATNIGSRLKSREATLTVNQGAGPKPRQRPQIIAGPQNITISRHQTVVLECVATGNPWPIISWSRADSKPIDVYNAKVLGNGNLVITDVSSKHSGVYFCRATTPGTRNYTIAAANITVLEPPSIVEKPESQTRPRAGTARFMCQAEGVPPPRISWLKNGEEVHLNGRIKMYNSKLVITQIIPEDDAIYQCMAESEQGSVLSLARLIVVMSEDRPSAPRNIHAETISSSAILLAWERPLYNTDKVIAYSIHYMKAEGLNNEEYQVVIGNDTTSYIIDDLEPARNYSFYIVAYMPMGASRMSDQVSQHTLEDVPLRTPELTLTSHSSTDIQVSWQLLPVKVSRGQVSAYRLSYRTASDNTVTSVELPQNSTKYLLESLQPDTIYLLRMAAATRVGWCEPSAWTSHRTPKASSNKVPSAPVLQLEPLNCTSIVARWQTSTESVAVQGYRLCYHEEGQPEQPNIQLQAQTNTYTISGLDPRRKYHVKILAVSQAGDGYQTDQTVSTPGCVSARDQPTAAPPPPDHVTVLAHNSSAVSLRWSRPAFTSGKAVSYTVRCTPVGTQNASAIRYIQITKQSVMVQNLDANTRYEFVVRLHVDQMSSPWSSVVYHRTLPAAPSRPPAGVRVTLIEEDTALVSWREPTEPNMVVTHYTILYASQQAWMAGHWQIMQREGSHTMALLEKLEPGNVYLVKISASNLVGDGPFSNIVELALKRGSNHRSKNPRHSDSFPDTAVFSDGLYNLDQRSMTGIIVGVSIALACIVMCALILLSKGRPRKSSSHKVIAVGAGEDPRAGVSLPSERHTDNVEALIPMISGHFLDPRVGSNMVINAGPISNKNQSNRWLLFQREIRNQAESDAESRASLYEAGKTVLRYEEHLVSRPLSPSSREIIYGPFHTESSHTSEGSQETGDSGHYSNEESNEEMSNPSTSQSSRPESFGPNDEDAVAELTQSFQVENEKTLHHSAPDASQLCCTLEGSHAALHASQAAES encoded by the exons ATGGCCAAGTTTAAGATGAGGGTGTCCCAGCGGTGGCTGCTGTTTGTCCTCTTCATTCCTTTGTCGA GTGTTGTATGTTTCAGTGAGTTGTCCTTCATCACAGAGCCCAGTGATTTTACTGCACTACCTAAGGACCCTGCTGTCTTGGACTGTCAGGCCCACGGGCAGCCTCCGGTCACCATCAAGTGGCTGAAGAATGGAGTACGGTTGGCAGAAAGCGAGCACATACAGTTTCTGCCCAACGGCTCCCTGTACATACCAAAGATCAAGCATACCAAGGAGGATTCAGATGAAGGATTCTACCAGTGCCTCTCACAGAACAAATATGGAGCTATCCTAAGCCAAAGATCACGTCTGACTATCGCAA gtatctcagagtttgtgtttcatcCCGTGCCTGTGGTGGTGACTGAGGGGTCAGTGGCACGTTTCTCCTGTGCAGTCATCTCCAGCCCTCCTGCCACCATCACGTGGGAGCTCAACCAAAGCACATTACCACTTCAGACTGACAG aaTTACCGTTCTGCCCAATGGAGTTCTTCAAATTCACAATGTTCAGCTGGAAGATGCTGGACAGTATCGATGTGTGGCAACGAACATCGGTAGCCGTTTGAAGAGTAGAGAAGCTACGCTGACAGTCAACCAGG GTGCAGGTCCTAAACCACGTCAGAGGCCCCAAATCATTGCTGGACCTCAGAACATCACCATTTCTCGTCACCAAACTGTGGTGCTGGAATGTGTGGCCACAGGGAACCCCTGGCCCATCATCTCCTGGAGCCGGGCCGACAGTAAACCCATCGATGTGTACAATGCCAAAGTTCTGGGCAACGGGAACCTGGTTATTACTGATGTCAGCTCCAAGCACAGTGGAGTCTACTTCTGCAGGGCCACCACTCCTGGAACACGCAACTACACTATTGCTGCAGCCAACATCACAGTTCTAG AACCACCATCCATTGTCGAGAAGCCTGAGAGCCAAACACGTCCAAGAGCAGGCACTGCCAGGTTTATGTGCCAAGCGGAGGGAGTGCCCCCGCCACGCATCAGCTGGCTAAAAAACGGAGAAGAGGTTCACTTAAATGGGAGGATAAAAATGTATAACAG TAAATTGGTGATTACCCAGATCATCCCTGAGGATGACGCCATCTATCAGTGCATGGCAGAGAGTGAACAGGGCTCTGTGCTGTCCTTGGCTCGCCTTATCGTTGTCATGTCCGAGGACCGGCCCAGTGCACCGAGAAATATCCACGCAGAGACCATCTCAAGCTCTGCTATCTTACTGGCCTGGGAGAGACCTCTCTACAACACCGACAAAGTCATTGCCTACTCCATCCACTACATGAAGGCTGAAG GGCTGAACAACGAAGAATACCAAGTTGTCATCGGCAATGACACGACCAGTTATATCATCGATGACCTTGAGCCAGCTCGAAACTACAGCTTTTACATCGTGGCCTATATGCCAATGGGAGCCAGTCGTATGTCAGACCAAGTCAGTCAACACACCCTGGAGGATG TGCCTTTGCGTACCCCAGAGCTAACTCTGACCAGCCACAGCTCGACAGACATCCAGGTGAGCTGGCAGCTGCTGCCAGTCAAGGTGAGCCGTGGTCAGGTCTCCGCATACAGACTTTCCTATCGTACGGCTTCAGACAACACCGTCACCTCTGTGGAGCTACCTCAGAACAGCACCAAATATCTCCTGGAGAGCCTGCAGCCTGACACCATCTACTTGCTCCGTATGGCTGCAGCCACCCGCGTGGGCTGGTGTGAGCCTTCAGCGTGGACATCGCATCGTACACCTAAAGCCTCCAGCAACAAAG TGCCTTCAGCCCCTGTTCTTCAACTTGAGCCGCTTAACTGCACCTCCATTGTGGCACGCTGGCAAACCTCCACCGAATCTGTGGCTGTCCAGGGTTACCGGCTGTGTTACCATGAGGAAGGTCAACCGGAGCAGCCCAACATCCAGCTGCAGGCTCAAACCAACACATACACCATCAGCGGCCTTG atcCAAGGAGAAAGTATCATGTCAAGATTCTGGCTGTCAGTCAAGCTGGAGATGGTTATCAGACGGACCAAACAGTCAGTACTCCAGGATGTGTGT CGGCGAGAGACCAACCGACAGCAGCCCCGCCACCTCCAGATCACGTTACTGTCTTGGCCCACAATTCATCTGCAGTGTCCCTGCGTTGGAGCCGTCCTGCTTTTACCTCTGGAAAGGCTGTTAGCTATACAGTCCGCTGTACACCTGTGGGCACCCAAAATGCCTCTGCCATACGCTACATACAGAT AACCAAACAGAGCGTGATGGTTCAGAATCTGGATGCCAACACTCGCTATGAGTTTGTTGTGCGTCTCCATGTCGACCAGATGTCGAGTCCCTGGAGTTCTGTAGTTTACCATCGAACGCTGCCAGCAG CGCCCAGCCGACCTCCGGCAGGAGTGCGAGTAACTCTGATTGAAGAGGACACAGCTCTGGTTTCCTGGAGGGAGCCCACGGAGCCCAACATGGTGGTTACACATTACACCATCCTGTACGCCTCCCAGCAAGCCTGGATGGCCGGACACTGGCAAATAATGCAGAGGGAGG GAAGCCACACCATGGCCCTGCTGGAGAAGCTGGAGCCGGGGAATGTCTACCTGGTAAAGATTTCCGCCTCCAACCTCGTTGGTGACGGGCCTTTCTCTAACATTGTGGAATTGGCGTTGAAACGTGGAAGCAACCACCGCAGCAAGAATCCCCGACACTCAGACAGCTTCCCCGACACAGCAG TGTTCTCCGATGGTCTCTACAACTTAGACCAGAGGTCCATGACGGGGATCATTGTTGGTGTGAGCATCGCCTTGGCCTGTATTGTCATGTGTGCCTTGATCCTCCTCAGCAAGGGCAGACCAAG AAAATCCTCCAGTCACAAAGTCATTGCTGTCGGAGCTGGTGAAGATCCACGAGCCGGTGTGTCCCTGCCCAGCGAACGACACACAGACAATGTGGAGGCTCTTATTCCCATGATCAGTGGCCACTTTTTAGATCCTAGG GTTGGATCTAACATGGTCATAAATGCTGGTCCAATCAGCAACAAGAATCAAAGTAATAGGTGGCTGCTCTTCCAGAGGGAGATCAGAAATCAAGCTGAAAGTGAC GCGGAGAGCAGAGCCAGCTTGTACGAGGCTGGCAAAACTGTTCTGAGGTACGAGGAGCATTTAGTCTCACGGCCCCTGTCGCCTTCCTCGCGGGAGATCATCTACGGACCGTTTCACACGGAGAGCTCTCACACCAGCGAGGGCAGCCAAGAGACGGGCGACTCTGGACACTACTCCAACGAAGAGAGCAACGAGGAGATGAGCAACCCTTCGACGAGTCAGAGCTCCAGACCAGAATCTTTTGGGCCGAACGACGAGGACGCAGTCGCTGAGCTGACGCAGTCTTTTCAAGTGGAAAATGAGAAAACGCTTCATCACTCCGCCCCGGATGCTTCCCAGCTCTGCTGCACCTTGGAGGGCTCTCACGCCGCCCTGCACGCTTCCCAAGCGGCCGAATCCTGA
- the LOC109624700 gene encoding cAMP-regulated phosphoprotein 19-like encodes MSDEVEETRTSEDQQEMEDKVISPEKAEEAKLKARYPNLGAKPGGSDLLRKRLQKGPKYFDSGDYNMAKAKMKNKQLPSAPSEKAEITGGHIPTPQDLPQRKTSIVASKLAG; translated from the exons ATGTCCGACGAGGTTGAAGAAACGAGGACTTCAGAAGATCAGCAG GAAATGGAGGACAAAGTAATCAGTCCTGAGAAAGCAGAGGAAGCCAAACTGAAAGCCAGGTATCCAAACCTTGGAGCCAAGCCCGGAGGCTCAGACCTTCTCAGGAAAAGACTTCAGAAGGGG CCAAAGTATTTTGACTCTGGTGACTACAACATGGCTAAAGCAAAGATGAAGAACAAGCAGTTGCCGTCAGCTCCATCGGAGAAGGCTGAGATCACCGGGGGCCACATCCCAACACCTCAGGACCTGCCTCAAAGAAAGACTTCGATCGTGGCCAGCAAGTTGGCTGGTTGA
- the rsl24d1 gene encoding probable ribosome biogenesis protein RLP24, with product MRIEKCYFCSGPVYPGHGMMFVRNDCKSFRFCRSKCHKNFKKKRNPRKTRWTKAFRKASGKELTVDNSLEFEKRRNIPTKYNRQLWDKTVEAMKKVEEIKYKRQARFIMNRLKKGKQLEKEEAINEVKKNIHLIKAPHAGKAKKMEEKMVQKLQEDVVMGDEDI from the exons ATGCGCATCGAGAAGTGCTACTTCTGCTCGGGGCCGGTGTACCCGGGACACGGGATGATGTTCGTACGGAACGACTGTAAG TCATTCAGATTCTGCAGATCAAAATGCCACAAGAACTTCAAGAAGAAGCGAAACCCTAGAAAGACCAGATGGACCAAAGCTTTCAGAAAAGCATCAGGAAAGGAGCTGACAGTG GATAACTCTTTGGAGTTCGAGAAACGCAGAAATATACCTACTAAATATAACAGGCAGCTGTGGGACAAGACAG TGGAAGCAAtgaagaaggtggaagaaataaaatacaaacgaCAGGCAAGATTCATCATGAACAG ATTGAAGAAGGGCAAACAGTTGGAGAAAGAAGAGGCCATCAACGAAGTGAAGAAAAATATTCACCTCATCAAAGCTCCACATGCAG gaAAGGCCAAAAAAATGGAAGAGAAAATGGTGCAGAAATTACAAGAGGACGTTGTCATGGGGGATGAGGATATTTAA